Proteins co-encoded in one Opitutus terrae PB90-1 genomic window:
- the rpoC gene encoding DNA-directed RNA polymerase subunit beta' — translation MSIQPSEVAASSARTDTREALGIEESAFDCVSITVASPETIRKWSKGEVKNPETINYRTFKPEPGGLFCQKIFGPVRDYECACGKYKRIKYKDVVCDRCGVEVTIARVRRERMGHIELAVPVAHIWFLKSMPSRLGLLLDMTARSLERVIYYENYMVIDPGKTPLEPHQLLTDTEYRQAIDEYGEDSFVAKMGAEAVRDALVKTDLEATVAELQEQMRATKSKQIKKKLSKRLKVIQGFIHSKSRPEWMVLEVLPVIPPDLRPLVPLEGGRFATSDLNDLYRRVINRNNRLRNLMQLKTPDVIIHNEKRMLQEAVDALFDNGRHGRPVTGAGNRPLKSLSDMLKGKQGRFRQNLLGKRVDYSGRSVIVIGPELKLHQCGLPKKMALVLFEPFIIRRLKELGFVHTVRGARKMIEKKSPEVWDILEEVTKGHPVLLNRAPTLHRLSIQAFEPVLIEGEAIRVHPLVCTAYNADFDGDQMAVHVPLSLEAIMECKLLMMATSNIFSPSSGKPILTPSQDIVLGAYYLTVEPRKKPAKDERVPLLSGLQEVLYAVADGAMKKHDWVEVPNPDHGRETIFGNKEKKVLRTTVGRVIFNQIWPAGLGFVNFPVPKSKLGDLILNTHKLTGNQATVETLDRLKELGFTTAMQAGISIGIDDMIIPEAKKDIVAETRKKIAEVEAQFNKGIITEGERKNKVIDLWTGTTDRIAKEVFAKLESNEGRNEVNPVYIMMDSGARGNKQQVRQLCGTRGLMAKPSGEIIERPILSSFREGLTVLEYFISTHGARKGLADTALKTADAGYLTRKLCDVAMDVIIAEDDCGSRDGVWKKAIFEGDDEIVSLRERIVGRFSSDDVFNPINPSEILVGSGELITEEIATRVDELGIERVKVMSPLTSTAQHGIDGKSYGINPATGKVAKVGDSVGIIAAQSIGEPGTQLTMRTFHIGGVASGGFKTPEIKVRASGTVRYRGLRLVETADGGSIVLNKTGTIQIVDAEEKELETYNIVVGSFLHVGDGEQIQKGAILAQWDPYNIPVLSEKGGTLAFKDMIPGVTVKRELDESSGRIATVVIEHKEDLNPQIEIRDPKGKPLAAYSIPVGAQIAVNEGDIIQPGALLAKTPRQASKTKDITGGLPRVAELFEARRPKDAAEMSRIDGIVSFEGTVRGKRKLVVKNDDTAQEEEHLIATGKHIIVQPGDVVHKGQHLTEGAADPHEILEILGPSALYDFLISQVQEVYRLQGVAINDKHIEIIIRQMLRKVRITDPGDTENFWGEQVDRAQFLAENRRIEEAGGKPAEAEPILLGITKASLETESFISAASFQETTRVLTDASTLGKVDMLKGFKENVIMGHLIPAGTGLPKYKNLKITLPFGADLPVEPEQPAPAATETA, via the coding sequence ATGAGCATTCAACCTTCTGAAGTCGCCGCGTCCTCGGCCCGCACGGACACCCGCGAGGCCCTTGGGATCGAGGAGAGCGCGTTCGACTGCGTCTCGATCACCGTCGCTTCGCCGGAGACCATTCGCAAATGGTCGAAGGGCGAGGTGAAGAACCCCGAGACGATCAACTACCGCACGTTCAAACCCGAGCCGGGCGGCCTGTTCTGCCAAAAGATCTTCGGGCCAGTGCGCGACTACGAGTGCGCCTGCGGAAAATACAAGCGGATCAAATACAAGGACGTCGTCTGCGATCGCTGCGGCGTCGAAGTGACGATCGCCCGCGTGCGCCGCGAGCGGATGGGCCACATCGAGCTCGCCGTGCCGGTCGCGCACATCTGGTTCTTGAAGAGCATGCCGAGCCGGCTCGGCCTCCTGCTCGACATGACCGCCCGCTCGCTCGAGCGCGTGATCTATTACGAGAACTACATGGTGATCGATCCGGGCAAGACCCCGCTCGAGCCGCACCAGCTGCTGACCGACACCGAGTATCGCCAGGCCATCGACGAATACGGCGAGGATTCCTTCGTCGCGAAGATGGGCGCCGAGGCCGTGCGCGATGCGCTGGTGAAGACCGATCTCGAGGCCACCGTTGCCGAGCTGCAGGAGCAGATGCGCGCGACGAAGTCGAAGCAGATCAAGAAAAAGCTCTCGAAGCGCCTCAAGGTCATCCAGGGCTTCATCCACTCGAAGAGCCGTCCGGAATGGATGGTCCTCGAAGTGCTGCCGGTCATCCCGCCGGATCTGCGCCCGCTCGTGCCGCTGGAAGGCGGCCGATTCGCCACCTCGGACCTGAACGACCTCTATCGCCGCGTCATCAACCGCAACAACCGCCTGCGGAATCTGATGCAGTTGAAGACGCCCGACGTCATCATCCACAACGAAAAGCGGATGCTGCAGGAGGCCGTCGATGCGTTGTTCGACAACGGTCGCCACGGCCGCCCCGTCACGGGCGCCGGCAATCGCCCGCTGAAGTCGCTTTCGGACATGCTCAAGGGCAAGCAGGGCCGGTTCCGCCAGAACCTGCTCGGCAAGCGTGTCGACTACTCGGGTCGTTCCGTGATCGTCATCGGTCCGGAACTGAAGCTGCACCAATGCGGCCTCCCGAAGAAGATGGCGCTCGTGCTCTTCGAGCCGTTCATCATCCGCCGGCTGAAGGAACTCGGCTTCGTGCACACCGTCCGCGGTGCGCGCAAGATGATCGAGAAGAAGTCTCCAGAAGTCTGGGACATCCTCGAGGAAGTCACCAAGGGCCATCCGGTGCTGCTCAACCGCGCGCCCACGCTCCACCGCCTGTCCATTCAGGCGTTCGAGCCGGTCCTCATCGAAGGTGAGGCCATTCGTGTCCACCCGCTCGTCTGTACCGCCTACAACGCGGACTTCGACGGGGACCAGATGGCCGTGCACGTGCCGCTCTCGCTCGAGGCGATCATGGAGTGCAAGCTCCTGATGATGGCGACGTCGAACATCTTCTCGCCGTCGTCCGGCAAGCCGATCCTCACGCCGTCGCAGGACATCGTGCTCGGCGCCTACTACCTGACCGTCGAGCCGCGCAAGAAGCCGGCCAAGGACGAGCGCGTGCCGTTGCTCTCCGGCCTGCAGGAAGTGCTCTATGCCGTCGCCGACGGGGCGATGAAAAAGCACGATTGGGTCGAGGTACCGAATCCCGACCACGGCCGGGAGACGATCTTCGGGAACAAGGAGAAGAAGGTGCTGCGCACGACGGTGGGCCGCGTGATCTTCAACCAGATCTGGCCGGCCGGGCTCGGCTTCGTGAACTTCCCGGTGCCGAAGTCCAAGCTTGGTGACCTGATCCTGAATACGCACAAGCTGACGGGCAACCAGGCCACGGTCGAGACCCTCGACCGGCTGAAGGAACTCGGTTTCACGACCGCCATGCAGGCGGGCATCTCGATCGGTATCGACGACATGATCATTCCGGAGGCGAAGAAGGACATTGTCGCCGAAACCCGGAAGAAGATCGCCGAGGTCGAGGCCCAGTTCAACAAGGGCATCATCACCGAGGGCGAGCGCAAGAACAAGGTCATCGACCTTTGGACCGGTACCACGGACCGCATCGCCAAGGAGGTCTTCGCGAAGCTGGAAAGCAACGAGGGCCGCAACGAGGTGAACCCGGTCTACATCATGATGGATTCGGGCGCGCGCGGTAATAAACAGCAGGTTCGCCAGCTGTGCGGCACCCGCGGCCTCATGGCCAAGCCGTCCGGCGAGATCATCGAGCGGCCGATTCTGTCCTCGTTCCGCGAGGGCCTCACGGTGCTCGAATACTTCATCTCAACCCACGGCGCCCGCAAGGGCCTCGCCGATACCGCGCTCAAGACGGCGGACGCCGGCTATCTCACCCGCAAGCTCTGCGACGTGGCGATGGACGTCATCATCGCCGAGGATGATTGCGGTTCCCGCGATGGGGTGTGGAAGAAGGCGATCTTCGAAGGCGACGACGAAATCGTCAGCCTCCGCGAGCGCATCGTCGGCCGCTTCTCGAGCGACGACGTCTTCAACCCGATCAATCCGTCCGAGATCCTGGTCGGCTCCGGCGAACTCATTACCGAGGAGATCGCGACCCGAGTCGACGAGCTCGGCATCGAGCGCGTCAAGGTCATGTCGCCGCTCACCTCGACCGCGCAGCATGGGATCGACGGCAAGAGCTACGGCATCAACCCGGCCACCGGCAAGGTGGCGAAGGTTGGAGACTCGGTCGGCATCATCGCCGCCCAGTCGATCGGCGAGCCCGGCACGCAGTTGACGATGCGGACGTTCCACATCGGTGGCGTGGCCTCCGGCGGTTTCAAGACGCCGGAAATCAAGGTCCGCGCCTCCGGCACCGTACGCTATCGCGGTCTCCGCTTGGTGGAGACGGCGGACGGCGGCTCGATCGTGCTCAACAAGACTGGCACGATCCAGATCGTCGACGCCGAGGAGAAGGAGCTCGAAACCTACAACATCGTGGTCGGTTCCTTCCTGCACGTCGGCGACGGCGAGCAGATCCAGAAGGGCGCGATTCTCGCGCAGTGGGATCCCTACAACATTCCCGTGCTTTCCGAAAAGGGCGGCACGCTGGCGTTCAAGGACATGATCCCGGGCGTCACGGTGAAACGCGAACTCGATGAATCGTCGGGCCGCATCGCCACGGTCGTCATCGAGCACAAGGAAGACCTCAACCCGCAGATCGAAATTCGCGACCCGAAGGGTAAGCCGCTCGCGGCTTACTCGATTCCAGTGGGCGCGCAGATCGCGGTCAACGAGGGCGACATCATCCAACCGGGTGCGTTGCTCGCGAAGACCCCGCGCCAGGCCTCCAAGACCAAGGACATCACCGGCGGTCTGCCGCGCGTCGCCGAGCTCTTCGAAGCTCGCCGGCCGAAGGATGCTGCGGAGATGTCGCGCATCGACGGCATCGTTTCGTTCGAGGGCACCGTGCGCGGCAAGCGCAAGCTGGTGGTCAAGAATGACGATACCGCCCAGGAAGAGGAGCACCTGATCGCCACCGGCAAGCACATCATCGTGCAGCCGGGCGACGTGGTCCACAAGGGCCAGCACCTCACCGAAGGCGCCGCCGATCCGCACGAAATCCTCGAGATCCTCGGGCCCAGCGCGCTCTACGACTTCCTGATTTCGCAGGTGCAGGAGGTGTACCGGCTCCAAGGTGTCGCGATCAACGACAAGCACATCGAGATCATCATCCGTCAGATGCTCCGCAAGGTTCGGATCACCGATCCGGGCGACACGGAGAACTTCTGGGGTGAGCAGGTCGACCGCGCGCAGTTCCTCGCCGAGAACCGGCGGATCGAGGAAGCGGGTGGCAAGCCGGCCGAGGCCGAGCCGATCCTCTTGGGCATCACCAAGGCTTCGCTCGAGACCGAGAGCTTCATCTCGGCGGCGAGCTTCCAAGAGACGACGCGCGTGCTGACCGACGCTTCGACTCTGGGCAAAGTCGACATGCTAAAAGGCTTCAAGGAAAACGTGATCATGGGGCACTTGATTCCGGCGGGCACGGGTCTGCCGAAATACAAGAACCTCAAGATCACGCTGCCGTTCGGCGCCGATCTCCCGGTCGAGCCCGAGCAGCCGGCTCCGGCTGCGACTGAGACGGCCTAG
- the nusG gene encoding transcription termination/antitermination protein NusG, whose product MSAQTTAPADAQWFALHTLSGQENKVKAYIDKFKKAEELDDSIFEVLLPTEIVSEVKGGKKSTKVRKLYPGYVFIQMRLYGEDKKVINKPWYFVKEVAGVIGFVGGDRPAALRQSEIDEIRARIEAANGKEVPKVQYSVGEEVKITDGAFASLTGRIDEIDPERGKLKVSVSIFGRFTPVELEYWQVQRNTE is encoded by the coding sequence ATGTCCGCCCAAACGACCGCGCCCGCCGACGCCCAGTGGTTCGCCCTGCACACCCTTTCGGGGCAGGAGAACAAGGTGAAGGCCTACATCGACAAGTTCAAGAAGGCCGAGGAGCTGGACGACTCCATCTTCGAGGTGCTGCTGCCCACCGAGATCGTGTCGGAGGTCAAGGGCGGCAAGAAATCGACGAAGGTCCGCAAGCTGTATCCGGGGTATGTGTTCATCCAGATGCGGCTCTACGGCGAGGACAAGAAGGTCATCAACAAGCCGTGGTATTTCGTGAAGGAAGTGGCCGGCGTGATCGGGTTCGTCGGCGGTGATCGCCCGGCGGCGTTGCGGCAGTCCGAGATCGACGAGATCCGCGCGCGGATCGAGGCGGCCAACGGCAAGGAAGTGCCGAAGGTGCAATACAGCGTGGGCGAAGAGGTGAAGATCACCGACGGCGCGTTCGCGTCGCTCACCGGCCGGATCGACGAGATCGATCCGGAGCGCGGCAAGCTCAAGGTCTCCGTCTCAATCTTCGGCCGGTTCACGCCGGTCGAACTCGAATACTGGCAGGTGCAGCGCAACACCGAGTAA
- the rplL gene encoding 50S ribosomal protein L7/L12, which yields MSTTAITKEQVIEWLSAQTVLDLAALVKDLEGKWGVSAAAAVAAAPAAGAGAGAAAAIEQTEFTVVLKEAGANKIGVIKEVRAITGLGLKEAKDLVEGAPKPVKENVAKAEAEEIKKKLEAAGAKVELK from the coding sequence ATGAGCACAACTGCTATCACCAAAGAACAAGTCATTGAGTGGCTGTCCGCGCAGACGGTTCTCGATCTCGCCGCCCTCGTTAAAGACCTCGAAGGCAAGTGGGGCGTGTCCGCTGCCGCTGCCGTGGCCGCCGCTCCCGCGGCTGGCGCCGGTGCCGGCGCCGCCGCTGCGATCGAGCAGACCGAGTTCACCGTCGTGCTGAAGGAAGCCGGCGCGAACAAGATCGGCGTCATCAAGGAAGTCCGCGCGATCACGGGCCTCGGCCTGAAGGAAGCGAAGGACCTCGTCGAAGGCGCGCCGAAGCCGGTCAAGGAGAACGTCGCGAAGGCCGAAGCCGAGGAGATCAAGAAGAAGCTCGAGGCGGCCGGCGCGAAGGTCGAACTCAAGTAA
- the rplJ gene encoding 50S ribosomal protein L10, whose product MRAEKQYLISEVETHLKKSDYVILANFTKVTVADVADLRSKLAAENAEFHVVKNSSLRVAAKSLGLPEFESALAGPTAVIVGGKNSAGVAKILKQFFKDKQKLEVKVGVMEKKLVTAEVLSQIADLPPFNALRAQFLGLLTSNAAAFVRVLDAKVKKEQPAAAA is encoded by the coding sequence ATGAGAGCCGAAAAACAATACCTGATTTCCGAGGTCGAGACTCACCTCAAGAAGTCCGACTACGTCATTCTAGCGAACTTCACGAAGGTCACGGTGGCCGATGTGGCTGACCTCCGCAGCAAGCTCGCCGCGGAGAACGCCGAGTTCCACGTGGTGAAGAACAGCTCGCTTCGCGTTGCCGCGAAGTCGCTCGGCCTGCCCGAGTTCGAGAGCGCCTTGGCCGGCCCGACTGCCGTCATCGTTGGAGGCAAGAACTCCGCGGGCGTCGCGAAGATCCTGAAGCAGTTCTTCAAGGACAAGCAGAAGCTCGAGGTGAAGGTGGGCGTGATGGAGAAGAAGCTCGTCACCGCCGAGGTCCTTTCGCAGATCGCGGATCTGCCGCCGTTCAACGCGCTCCGGGCGCAGTTCCTCGGGCTGCTCACCAGCAACGCCGCGGCCTTCGTCCGCGTGCTCGATGCCAAGGTCAAGAAGGAGCAGCCTGCTGCTGCCGCCTGA
- the rpoB gene encoding DNA-directed RNA polymerase subunit beta — protein MADRNHSERINFGKLREVLQPPNLIEIQITSYLDFLQKGVPEKQRKPQGLEAVFREVFPILSYDERLTLEYVSYTLGDPKNTEIECLREGITYSVPLYVKLRLREEDFIKDEEIYMGEIPMVTERGSFIINGAERVVVSQLHRSPGIAFEVTPHPNGKPLHSFRIIPDRGTWLEVQFDNNDLLYVYLDRRRRRRKFLITTLLRAIGYSSDIDLLNLFYEIKDLKVSKALDMENVSTLVLVEDAIDAQKGVVLARAFEPLTKAIVRTFEKHDITTLRVIDTAADEGAIIRALKKDPTRNEEEALKEIYKRLRPGEPPTTANAKALLKRLFFDPKRYDLGRVGRYKVNQKLGLKVDLEQRILESGDVVAATKYLVRLKKGEGVVDDIDHLGSRRVRTVGELLANQCRVGLSRTERLVRERMTMYDQSVDSITPQKLINPKALTTVIRDFFARSQLSQFMDQINPLAEVTHKRRLSALGPGGLNRERAGFEVRDVHPSHYGRICPIETPEGPNIGLINSLSTYARVNEFGFIETPYRTVKDGRVTDKIEYLTADQEEGKIIAQANAEIDEKGHFIGKVTSRQDGNFIEVPAADVHLMDVSPKQVISIAAGMIPFLEHDDANRALMGANMQRQGVPLLQSEAPFVGTGIEERVARDSKIVAVAEEAGVVASVDAKRIVITRDGEMPRNLKTDPKNGVHVYELRKFMRSNAGTCFNQKPVVKQGQKVKTGQVIADGPSTDHGEMALGRNVLVAFMPWNGYNFEDAILISEKVLKEDIFTSIHIQEFEVTARDTKLGPEEITRDIPNVGEEALKNLDHNGVIRIGAEVKPGDILVGKITPKSETELAPEEKLLRAIFGEKAADVKDTSLVVPSGAAGIVMDVKVSSRVDFEKEKLSPSDRRRQVKQIQEEYKTQMDKLREGLTEALSNILLGEKIPLDVINGETGEIIIPANRKITKTLLRKLAAVSKHVQIDPSPVRIKIMEIIGSYQTKFDELETDRERKIGGIESGADAGDGAIKQVKVYIAEKQKLEVGDKMAGRHGNKGVVAKIVAEEDMPFLPDGTPIEICLNPLGVPSRMNVGQVLETHLGWACKRIGLKVATPVFDGIPEKKVREYLKEAKLPSSGKSVLSDGRTGERLDQEVVVGYIYMMKLNHLVSHKIHARAVGPYSLVTQQPLGGKAQYGGQRFGEMEVWALEAYGAAHTLQELLTVKSDDVQGRTKIYESLVKGDNTLQAGTPESFNVLIKEIQSLGLDIKLNKSDALGFGT, from the coding sequence ATGGCCGATCGCAACCACTCTGAACGTATCAACTTCGGCAAGCTCCGCGAAGTCCTGCAGCCGCCGAATCTCATCGAGATTCAAATCACGTCCTACCTCGACTTCCTGCAGAAGGGCGTGCCCGAAAAGCAGCGCAAGCCGCAGGGCTTGGAGGCCGTTTTCCGCGAGGTCTTCCCAATTCTGTCCTATGACGAGCGGCTGACGCTCGAATACGTCTCCTACACGCTGGGTGACCCGAAGAATACGGAGATCGAGTGTCTCCGCGAAGGCATCACCTACTCCGTGCCGCTCTACGTGAAGCTGCGGCTCCGCGAGGAAGACTTCATCAAGGACGAGGAAATTTACATGGGCGAGATCCCAATGGTGACCGAGCGCGGCTCGTTCATCATCAACGGCGCCGAGCGCGTCGTGGTCTCCCAGCTGCATCGTTCGCCGGGCATTGCCTTCGAGGTGACGCCGCATCCGAACGGCAAACCGCTGCACTCCTTCCGCATCATCCCCGATCGTGGCACCTGGCTCGAGGTTCAGTTCGACAACAACGATCTGCTCTACGTCTACCTCGATCGCCGCCGCCGCCGCCGGAAGTTCCTCATCACGACCCTGCTGCGCGCCATCGGCTACAGCTCCGACATCGACCTGCTGAATCTCTTCTACGAGATCAAGGACCTCAAGGTCTCCAAGGCGCTCGATATGGAGAACGTCTCCACGCTCGTGCTCGTCGAGGACGCGATCGACGCCCAGAAGGGCGTGGTCCTCGCACGCGCCTTCGAGCCGCTCACAAAGGCGATCGTCCGCACCTTCGAAAAGCACGACATCACCACGCTGCGCGTGATCGACACCGCCGCCGACGAAGGCGCGATCATCCGTGCGCTGAAGAAGGATCCGACGCGCAACGAGGAGGAAGCGCTGAAGGAAATCTACAAGCGCCTCCGCCCGGGTGAGCCGCCGACCACGGCGAATGCCAAGGCGCTGCTGAAGCGGCTGTTCTTCGATCCGAAGCGCTACGACCTCGGCCGCGTCGGCCGCTACAAGGTCAACCAGAAGCTCGGCCTCAAGGTCGACCTGGAGCAGCGCATCCTCGAGTCTGGCGACGTCGTCGCTGCGACGAAGTATCTCGTCCGGCTAAAGAAGGGTGAGGGCGTGGTCGACGATATCGACCACCTCGGTTCCCGCCGCGTCCGCACTGTCGGCGAACTGCTCGCCAACCAGTGCCGCGTGGGGCTCAGCCGCACCGAGCGGCTCGTCCGCGAACGTATGACGATGTACGATCAGAGCGTCGACTCGATCACGCCGCAGAAGCTGATCAACCCGAAGGCGCTCACCACCGTCATCCGCGACTTCTTTGCCCGTTCGCAGCTGTCGCAGTTCATGGATCAGATCAACCCGCTCGCGGAGGTCACGCACAAGCGCCGCCTCTCCGCGCTTGGGCCGGGCGGTCTGAACCGCGAACGCGCCGGCTTCGAAGTCCGCGACGTGCATCCGTCGCACTACGGCCGCATCTGCCCGATCGAGACCCCGGAAGGTCCGAACATCGGTTTGATCAACTCGCTTTCGACCTACGCCCGCGTCAACGAATTCGGCTTCATCGAAACGCCGTATCGTACCGTCAAGGACGGCCGGGTCACGGACAAGATCGAATACCTCACCGCCGACCAGGAAGAGGGCAAGATCATCGCCCAGGCCAACGCCGAGATCGATGAGAAAGGCCACTTCATCGGCAAGGTGACCTCGCGGCAGGACGGCAACTTCATCGAAGTGCCGGCCGCCGACGTGCACCTGATGGACGTCTCGCCGAAGCAGGTCATCTCGATCGCCGCCGGCATGATTCCGTTCCTCGAGCACGACGACGCGAATCGCGCGCTCATGGGCGCGAACATGCAACGCCAGGGTGTGCCGCTGCTCCAATCGGAGGCGCCGTTCGTCGGCACCGGCATCGAGGAGCGCGTCGCGCGCGACTCGAAGATCGTCGCCGTCGCCGAAGAGGCCGGCGTGGTCGCGTCCGTCGACGCGAAGCGGATCGTCATCACCCGCGACGGCGAAATGCCGCGCAACCTGAAGACCGACCCGAAGAATGGCGTCCACGTTTACGAGCTGCGGAAGTTCATGCGCTCGAACGCGGGCACGTGCTTCAACCAGAAGCCGGTCGTCAAGCAGGGCCAGAAGGTGAAGACCGGCCAGGTCATCGCCGACGGTCCGTCCACCGATCACGGTGAGATGGCGCTCGGTCGCAACGTGCTCGTCGCGTTCATGCCGTGGAACGGCTACAACTTCGAAGACGCGATCCTGATTTCCGAGAAGGTCCTCAAGGAGGACATCTTCACCTCGATCCACATTCAGGAATTCGAGGTCACCGCCCGCGACACCAAGCTCGGGCCCGAGGAAATCACCCGCGACATTCCGAACGTCGGTGAAGAGGCGCTCAAGAACCTCGATCACAACGGCGTGATCCGCATCGGTGCCGAGGTGAAGCCTGGCGACATCCTCGTCGGCAAGATCACCCCGAAGTCCGAGACGGAACTCGCACCTGAGGAAAAGCTGCTCCGCGCGATCTTCGGCGAAAAGGCCGCCGACGTGAAGGACACCTCGCTCGTCGTCCCGTCCGGCGCCGCTGGCATCGTGATGGACGTGAAGGTCTCCTCACGCGTCGACTTCGAGAAGGAGAAGCTCTCGCCCTCCGATCGCCGCCGCCAGGTGAAGCAGATCCAGGAGGAATACAAGACGCAGATGGACAAGCTCCGCGAGGGCCTGACCGAAGCGCTGTCGAACATCCTCCTCGGCGAAAAGATTCCGCTCGACGTGATCAACGGCGAAACCGGCGAAATCATCATCCCGGCCAACCGCAAGATCACCAAGACGCTGCTGCGCAAGCTCGCGGCCGTGTCCAAGCACGTCCAGATCGACCCGTCGCCCGTGCGGATCAAGATCATGGAGATCATCGGCTCGTATCAGACGAAGTTCGACGAGCTCGAGACTGATCGTGAGCGCAAGATCGGCGGCATCGAGTCTGGTGCCGACGCCGGCGACGGCGCGATCAAGCAGGTCAAGGTTTACATCGCCGAGAAGCAGAAGCTCGAGGTCGGCGACAAGATGGCCGGCCGCCACGGTAACAAGGGCGTGGTCGCCAAGATCGTCGCCGAGGAAGACATGCCGTTCCTCCCGGATGGCACGCCGATCGAAATCTGCCTCAACCCGCTGGGCGTGCCTTCGCGCATGAACGTCGGACAGGTGCTCGAGACCCATCTCGGCTGGGCGTGCAAACGCATCGGCCTGAAGGTCGCGACGCCCGTGTTCGACGGCATCCCCGAAAAGAAAGTCCGCGAATACCTGAAGGAGGCCAAGCTGCCGTCCTCGGGCAAGAGCGTGCTTTCCGACGGCCGCACCGGCGAGCGTCTCGATCAGGAGGTCGTCGTCGGCTACATCTACATGATGAAGCTGAACCACCTCGTGTCGCACAAGATTCACGCGCGCGCGGTCGGTCCCTACTCGCTGGTCACGCAGCAACCGCTGGGCGGCAAGGCCCAATACGGCGGTCAGCGCTTCGGCGAAATGGAAGTGTGGGCGCTCGAAGCCTACGGCGCGGCGCACACGCTCCAGGAACTCCTCACCGTCAAATCCGACGACGTCCAGGGACGCACCAAGATCTACGAGTCGCTCGTCAAGGGCGACAACACGCTGCAGGCCGGCACGCCCGAGTCCTTCAACGTGTTGATCAAGGAAATCCAGTCCCTCGGTCTCGACATCAAGCTCAACAAGAGCGACGCCCTGGGCTTTGGCACGTGA
- the rplA gene encoding 50S ribosomal protein L1, with protein MPKKHSKRYNSGVKVADLTKEYPLAEAIEVLAKFPKAKFDETVELSFRLGVDATSGEQNVRGTTPLPNGSGKKVRVLVFTDNADAAMAAGADFAGLDEMMAKIQGGWLDFDVAIATTEAMKKVRTLARVLGPKGLMPNPKSGTVTDDIVAGIKAVKAGRVEFKMDKTANIGLGVGKRSFTSQQIIENAQAVIEAVGKAKPNTFKGHNFIRSITISSSMSPAVKIASTEFSKY; from the coding sequence ATGCCGAAAAAGCACAGCAAACGATACAACAGCGGCGTCAAAGTCGCTGACCTGACCAAGGAGTATCCTCTGGCGGAAGCCATCGAGGTGCTCGCGAAATTCCCGAAAGCCAAGTTCGACGAGACCGTCGAGCTTTCGTTCCGGCTCGGCGTCGACGCGACGTCCGGCGAGCAGAACGTCCGCGGCACCACGCCGCTGCCAAATGGCTCGGGCAAGAAGGTCCGCGTCCTTGTCTTCACCGACAACGCCGATGCGGCGATGGCGGCCGGCGCCGATTTCGCCGGTCTCGACGAGATGATGGCGAAGATTCAAGGCGGCTGGCTCGACTTCGACGTCGCGATTGCGACGACCGAGGCGATGAAGAAGGTCCGCACACTCGCTCGCGTGCTCGGTCCCAAGGGGCTGATGCCGAACCCGAAGTCTGGCACCGTGACCGACGACATCGTCGCGGGCATCAAGGCCGTCAAGGCGGGCCGCGTGGAGTTCAAGATGGACAAGACCGCGAACATCGGTCTGGGCGTCGGCAAGCGCTCCTTCACGTCGCAGCAGATTATTGAGAACGCCCAAGCGGTGATCGAGGCCGTAGGCAAGGCGAAGCCGAACACGTTCAAGGGCCACAACTTCATTCGGAGCATCACGATCTCCTCGAGCATGAGCCCGGCCGTGAAGATCGCCTCCACCGAGTTCAGTAAATACTAA
- the rplK gene encoding 50S ribosomal protein L11 has protein sequence MAKKIQGYIRLQLPAGAANPAPPVGPALGAQGVNIMAFCKDFNARTKDQNGMILPVVITVYTDKSFTFILKSPPASVLLKKAANIATGSGKPNQDRVGKVTKKQCAEIWKLKKADMNAKDEAAGIKTIAGTARQMGIEVVD, from the coding sequence ATGGCCAAGAAAATCCAAGGCTACATTCGCCTCCAACTTCCAGCCGGCGCGGCCAATCCCGCGCCCCCGGTTGGTCCCGCGCTCGGTGCGCAGGGCGTCAACATCATGGCGTTCTGCAAAGACTTTAACGCCCGGACCAAGGATCAGAACGGCATGATTCTGCCGGTCGTGATCACCGTCTACACCGACAAGAGCTTCACCTTCATCCTCAAGTCCCCGCCGGCCTCCGTTCTCCTCAAAAAGGCGGCCAACATCGCGACGGGCTCGGGCAAGCCGAACCAGGATCGCGTCGGCAAGGTGACCAAGAAACAGTGCGCCGAGATCTGGAAGCTCAAGAAGGCGGACATGAACGCCAAAGACGAGGCCGCGGGCATCAAGACGATCGCCGGCACCGCCCGTCAGATGGGCATCGAGGTCGTCGACTGA
- the secE gene encoding preprotein translocase subunit SecE, which translates to MKNPFSSVRIFTLETVEELKKCTWPTMPELRDSTVVVVTASLILGVFTSISDFSLYQFVDLFTKMVS; encoded by the coding sequence ATGAAAAACCCGTTCAGCTCCGTCCGCATCTTCACGCTCGAAACCGTCGAGGAGCTCAAAAAGTGCACCTGGCCGACGATGCCGGAGCTGCGTGACTCGACGGTCGTGGTCGTCACGGCCTCCCTGATCCTGGGCGTGTTCACGAGCATCAGCGATTTCTCCCTCTACCAGTTCGTGGACCTGTTCACGAAGATGGTCAGCTAA